TACCGGATGAATCTGCACCTCTTTTATTACAACTTTCTTGGCGTCGGCATCGCCCATTTTCATATTTATTATCACATTTCCCGAAGCGATTATTCCAAGCAGCTCCCGCTCCTCTATCAAAAGTAGTTCCGGCTCATCTCCCGAAGAATAGTACACGCCGGGAATTCCACCCTCGCGCCTCGTGCTGCTTAAAACGCTTTTTTTTACTACTTCCCGAGACCTGACGTTAAGTAAATCATTTGCCATATCTTGCTCCTCTAATCAATTCAATAATCCTGTTCGTCAAAAAGTTTGCTGATAGACCTCTCTTCGTGTATTCTGATGATTGCTTC
This window of the Candidatus Neomarinimicrobiota bacterium genome carries:
- a CDS encoding 50S ribosomal protein L25; the encoded protein is MANDLLNVRSREVVKKSVLSSTRREGGIPGVYYSSGDEPELLLIEERELLGIIASGNVIINMKMGDADAKKVVIKEVQIHPV